The Proteus vulgaris genome has a segment encoding these proteins:
- a CDS encoding Tripartite tricarboxylate transporter TctA family, whose product MEILDALMVVFTLETITMILLGVFAGIIIGALPGLTVNMGIALLLPLTYSFQGMTGILLLLGMYCGAVYGGSITAILISTPGTPASAATVLDGYPMAKKGEAGRALGLSTMGSMFGGIFSTIALIVIAPQLAKVATGFSAAEYFALAVFGISIITSVSSQSIVKGLMGGAIGLVIATIGLDPMTSGPRFTFDTVYLMGGVSFIPILVGLFAFSQGLISFEEEYRERKQKKSEKINARIHRVLPTWADFKRVLPTYFRSSAIGTTIGAIPGTGGDISSFISYNEAKRWSKHPEEFGHGSPEGVSAPEAGANSVTGGTMVPLMTLGIPGDGATAIIMGAFMVQGLALGPQLFTDNPVEVNSVFIGLMVANIFLGILGFLCMKLFVRVMDVPRRVLVPIIFVLCSVGAYSVNHSIIDVFVMMGAGLLAYIMIKLDFSMSPVVIGIILGPMAESNLRRALMMSQGDLSILYTRPITATFLGIAILTLILPIIGPSLKTMWKKCRAKPAQ is encoded by the coding sequence ATGGAAATATTAGACGCTTTAATGGTCGTTTTCACTCTGGAAACGATAACGATGATCCTGTTAGGGGTGTTCGCGGGTATTATTATCGGCGCATTACCCGGTTTAACAGTGAATATGGGTATTGCATTGCTACTCCCATTAACCTACTCCTTCCAAGGAATGACAGGAATACTTCTGTTATTAGGAATGTATTGTGGTGCCGTGTATGGTGGCTCAATTACCGCGATCTTGATTAGTACGCCGGGTACTCCCGCTTCTGCTGCAACGGTATTAGACGGTTATCCAATGGCGAAAAAAGGAGAAGCAGGACGAGCACTGGGCTTATCCACAATGGGGTCTATGTTTGGGGGGATCTTTAGTACGATTGCCTTAATTGTGATAGCCCCTCAATTGGCAAAAGTGGCGACGGGTTTCTCTGCAGCTGAGTATTTTGCACTTGCAGTATTTGGCATAAGTATTATTACCAGTGTATCATCGCAATCGATTGTGAAAGGATTAATGGGTGGCGCAATAGGGCTTGTGATTGCAACCATTGGACTTGATCCGATGACATCAGGGCCTCGTTTTACTTTTGATACCGTTTATTTAATGGGGGGTGTTTCGTTTATTCCTATTTTGGTTGGTTTGTTCGCTTTCTCTCAAGGTTTGATTAGCTTTGAAGAAGAGTACCGTGAGCGCAAACAGAAGAAGAGTGAAAAAATTAATGCGCGTATTCACCGTGTATTACCAACATGGGCTGATTTTAAACGTGTGTTACCAACGTACTTCCGCTCATCAGCCATTGGTACAACGATTGGCGCAATTCCAGGAACGGGGGGAGATATATCATCATTTATCTCTTATAACGAAGCGAAACGTTGGTCTAAACACCCTGAAGAATTTGGTCACGGTTCACCTGAAGGTGTTTCAGCGCCAGAAGCGGGTGCAAACTCAGTAACAGGTGGAACCATGGTGCCTTTAATGACCTTAGGTATCCCAGGTGATGGCGCAACTGCCATTATTATGGGGGCATTTATGGTTCAAGGATTGGCATTAGGGCCTCAGCTTTTTACTGACAATCCTGTTGAAGTAAACAGCGTTTTTATTGGTTTAATGGTGGCGAATATTTTCCTCGGTATCTTAGGTTTCTTATGTATGAAGCTCTTTGTTCGAGTGATGGATGTGCCACGTCGTGTATTAGTGCCTATTATCTTTGTATTGTGTAGTGTTGGTGCTTATTCTGTAAACCATAGCATCATTGATGTATTTGTAATGATGGGTGCGGGATTGTTAGCTTATATTATGATAAAGCTCGACTTTTCCATGTCTCCGGTGGTTATCGGGATTATTTTAGGGCCGATGGCAGAATCAAACTTACGTCGTGCTTTAATGATGTCTCAGGGGGATTTATCCATTCTCTATACACGCCCAATTACTGCGACATTTTTAGGTATTGCAATATTGACGTTGATCCTGCCAATTATTGGACCTTCGTTAAAAACAATGTGGAAGAAATGCCGAGCTAAACCTGCTCAGTAA
- a CDS encoding Tripartite tricarboxylate transporter TctB family — protein MTKINTIIGAISVAFGALIIYLSRDMSMFDDYGVPGERFWPYGLAILFILLGIFQWISIVVDKIKHVHKSVDLSSTAVKRAYGLGLFMLVYATGLHFFGFIVPSLLLIPVIMWLMNERKPIALVVIPVVMVAAVYVFFDIIFNSPLPTSVFFE, from the coding sequence TGACAAAAATCAATACAATCATCGGTGCGATTTCAGTGGCTTTCGGGGCACTTATTATCTATCTCTCCCGTGATATGAGCATGTTTGATGATTATGGTGTACCAGGGGAACGTTTCTGGCCTTATGGTTTAGCCATCTTATTTATTTTACTGGGGATTTTTCAATGGATCAGTATTGTGGTTGATAAAATTAAACACGTACATAAGTCTGTTGATCTAAGTTCTACTGCAGTTAAACGCGCTTATGGTTTAGGCCTCTTTATGTTGGTCTATGCCACGGGTTTGCACTTTTTTGGTTTTATTGTTCCGTCACTGCTTCTTATCCCAGTCATTATGTGGCTGATGAATGAAAGAAAACCTATTGCATTGGTTGTTATTCCCGTTGTGATGGTTGCTGCCGTTTATGTCTTCTTTGACATTATCTTTAATTCACCTCTGCCAACTTCCGTCTTTTTTGAATAA